A window of Nicotiana sylvestris chromosome 8, ASM39365v2, whole genome shotgun sequence genomic DNA:
GAGGCATCTATGGAGGAAAcaaagaggatgaagaaaaggTAATCCATAGAAAAGCCCCTAGTAATGGTTTATGTTCTATATTTATCTTCATGCTCTTAATATGTCTTCTAGTGTCAATTCATCTATTCTTTTATTGATAAAATAGAGTATCATACTAATCAAGGTAGTGAAgtcaaagaaaaggagaaggcaCGTAATCAGCGTCAAGTAGCCTGAAGAAAACTGCCATTCCTGTTtagaagaaagggtaacacagtcttttcatattaattttaatagactagtggctactattgctaagcattaaaaatgttggataaaaagtaaataccacgTTAAAGGCTACCCCACGctatttttatgtttttattccCACTGCCGGCCTTTTCTGCTCTAAATAAAACCAAAATTTGTTTTCCTTCAAATTAACCTATATAAATTAACGCTCCAACAATTGGCTATGGCATTAGTATTCAACCAATTCAACCCTTTAACTTCTCATACAATATGGAAAACCCCACAATTACTGTGATTTTTACTTTGTTCATATCATTAACAGCCATGAATATGACCAAAGCTGAAAGATGTACATCCGTTGATAAATCCCATGTAATTCCTACAACCCCTTTAGTTATTTTTCTTGAAAAAGTCCAAGAAGCTGCTCTTCAATCCTATGGACATAAAGGGTTTGATCCCAAACTGTATGTTGATATGTCACTCAAACACAATCTTTCATTAACAGTTGAAGCTTTTAATAAACTTTCAAGATCTTTGAATGGTTCAATATCAGCACATGATTTGGATGTGTTTATTGGAAAATATTTGGGTGTTGTAGATGAGGATTTGGTTTATGTTGAGCCTGTAGATTATGTGGCTGAGCCTGAAGGTTTTTTGCCAAAAGTGAAGAATTCTGAGGTGAGGACTTGGGCATTAGAGGTGCATTCACTTTGGAAGAATTTAAGTAGAAAAGTTTCTGATAAAGTATTGGAAAAACCAGAGTTTTATACTTTGCTTCCATTGAAAAATCCAGTTATTATACCAGGATCACGTTTCAGAGAAGTTTATTATTGGGATTCTTATTGGGTAATAAGGTTAGTCTTTTTTCTTGGCTTCCCTGTGTTAAATGTTGTTAATTATCTTTTGGTATATGTTATTTCTTCATTGTTGCTTGTACTTGGTTTTTCATGAAGTAAATTGGTAAAGTTGAAGTGAAAAGAAAACAATGAAAACTGATATAAGTTCAGCTCTTGAAAAATCCAATTGTTTTGCTATTTAAAGAGATCATATTGCTAAAATTTGAACATTGAAGTAGCCGATACGAATGATTAGTATAATGCACATTATCTACTGAACTTTCCTCTGAAAAGTTTCTATCTTTTATTAGATCTTTATATGTTGAGGTTTTCTGAACAAAATTCTGCATTTTGTGAATATAAGTATAAGTATATTCTTGAGgtcttttcttgagccgagggtgtAATCGGAAACAACTCTCGACCCCataaaggtaggggtaaggtctgcgtacacacttccctctccaaaccccacttgtgggatcacATTGGATATGTTGTTGAAGTATATTTATGAGGCCTACCTTTTTGACAAAAATGCAATCTTTCCTTTGTTCAATGCTTTAATTAATTAGCTGAAATCTTGGCTAATTGTTAAATGTTTTGTGTGTGAGGTGATGATGTTGCAATGCCGCATATTGTGATACTTCCTGGACTTATTTCCCTTTTAATAGTTATCTTTTGCTATGAGAAAATCTTATACGTTAAACATATTTGTGATGCAGGGGTTTGTTAGCAAGCAAGATGTATGAAACCGCAAAAGGGATAGTGACTAATCTGTTTTCTCTGATAGATCAATTTGGTTATGTTCTTAATGGTTCAAGAGCATACTACAGTAACAGAAGGCAAGCATCTTTTCACATATTGATTTGTAAAACTTGCAGCTTTTAAGATGTGTTAACTTGTATGTATATTGTCTTTATGCAAAAGTTTCAGCTTTTGGCCAACTCTCAATGATGCTAATTTTCTGTTAATACTACCGATAGAACATGCAAGTCAGCTTAACTTCTGAATTTGTCCCTAATTAAATCACGCACATTAAAGGCTACAGAGGGAGTAATTGTATCTCTTTCATATCTTAGCTATATTCTGGAAATTCAGGATGTCCGCTTTTATTTCGGTCTTATTTTACTGTGATCTGTCCCCTCCCTAATagttctgttttcttttcttctttggaaAAGGGTGTGCGCAGTGGTGTTGGTTATTGACTAGAAAAACTGCATAAGGATTGACGTTGTATTAGTTATAGTTATATGAGAAATCCAGCGTCATCTACTTCCTCTTTTCGTGCCATGTGAATTCTGATTATCTTTTTTTTCCGTATGTTCAGTCAGCCTCCTGTCCTGGCTGCGATGATTGTTGAAATATACAATCGAACAGGTGATTTAGATTTGGTTAAAGGATCCCTTCCTGCTTTGCTCAAGGAGTATCACTTTTGGAATTCAGGTAtgatcttgtttttttttttttgaggttCCTATTGAATAGTCTGTTGCCATTTCTATAATTTACCCATATTTTTAGGCTTTGTTATACATTTCTTCTGCTTAATTACTTTTTATTGGATgcttaagcggaagactttactTATCTGTCATTCCCACTTTTTGTAGGAGTACATAAAGTGACTATTCAAGATGCTCAGGGATCAAATCACAGCTTGAGTCGGTACTATGCTATGTGGAATAAGCCCCGTCCAGAATCTTCAACTATTGTAAGGCTCCGCAACTTATATTCCTCAATTCGGTATATCCTTACCTTTCTAACAAATGTAAACTGTACATTTTTTTTTGGTTCTTTTCATTTGATATAGGACGGAGAAACAGCTTCCAAACTCCCAAATATTTGTGGAAAAAAACAATTATACCGTGATCTTGCCTCAGCTGCTGAAAGTGGGTGGGATTTTAGTTCTAGATGGATGAGGTAGCACATTATTCAGAAGTTACGAAGCCGCATTATTGTTTAGTTATTTCTCACTATAGTTAGATAATGCAAAGTGACTGGTTTTATCTTCTATTGCAGGAACCAATCTGATCTCACAACAACTAGTACAACGTCAATTTTACCAGTTGATTTGAATGCATTCCTTCTGAAGGTAATTTGTAGAATCGTTGAAACTTCGGCCTTGTAAGTGTCACCTTGTATATAACTCGAGCTTTTAAATTTGTGTAACAGATGGAACTTGACATAGCCTTTCTAGCAAATCTCGTCGGAGAAAGTAGCATCGTTGCACATTTTACTGAAGCTTCTCAGAATAGACAAAAAGCCATGAACTGTATATTATGGAACACAGAGATGGGACAATGGCTTGATTACTGGCTCGGTAATAGCAACACATCCGAGGTTGGTATGTCTTGCATGAATTCTTGTAGATGTCTTCTCACCTTGAAAACCTAAAGCATTCTAAGTTTCATTTCACTTGTTTTTGATTTTAGGATATTTATAAATGGGAAGATTTACACCAGAACAAGAAGTCATTTGCTTCTAACTTTGTTCCATTGTGGGCTGAATTACTTAATTCAGGTACTTATCCTCTATCTCTAATGTTTCTTCTGTAATCTACCGTTCTCGGGGGGACTTAAGCTGTGGACTAGTAGGACTTTGCATGTAGAACTGAGCTCCAACGAAGGGACTTTACAAAGTTGATACCTTTAACACTCgcgagaaaagaaaaaaactgaACTTAAACGCAGGCAAAGCAGATCAGTGTTATTGGGCCAAACCATTACGGTTATTGCCCTTGTAGAACTGCTAAAGTGTTGGCCCTGGACTTGTTTTGACTATCTATGATGTTTTCTGGTTTTATTAATTTTTCAATAGATTTTTAAGCCAATGTCTCGCCTTGTTTTGGTCCCAAAATTATTAGAACTTTCTAGCTGATACTTATGGCTATAGGCATCACTACTTGAGCATATAATGATGTCTTTTCTGCTTTGTTATAATTGAAGACGATATCACAACTCAAAAAGTTGTTCAAAGTCTCAAGAGCTCGGGCTTGATTCAACCTGCAGGGATTGCAATGACCTTGTCTAATACTGGACAGCAATGGTATGTGGTTAATTTTAACTCTTGTTGAAATAAAGTCGACCACTTATGATACCACAGTGCCTTTTAATCTTTGATCTCTCATATTTGTTAACAACAGGGATTTTCCGAATGGTTGGCCTCCTCTTCAACACATAATCATTGAAGGTCTCTCAAGGTCCGGACTAGAAGAGGCAAGAGCCTTAGCTGAAGACATTGCTGTGCGATGGATAAGAACGAACTATGTGGCTTACAAGAAAACCGGcgcaatgcatgaaaaatatgatGTCACAAAATGTGGAGCATATGGAGGCGGTGGTGAATATGTACCCCAAGTAAGTGCAGGATACAattttggcatatattgatttacctgaattttagttttcaataAATATTTTGGTTAATATCAACGGAAAAAGAAAGTTCTCATTTTAGAAACGTATTACCTTTATACACTATTCGAACAGTTAGTTGTCCTAGCCCACCCTGTCCGAAAAGAATGTGTCTGGATTGCTAACGTGACTAGTTTCCATGTTCTATACATAATATTTGCATAGTCTAGAGCTTTTATTCACTCATTGGTTGTATTATAGCTACGAGCTTACTTACAAGGCTTCGACTGTATTTAAATCATACGATAAAGCAGCCTTACTATGGAAATATTGAGTTTCAAAATAGACAATTTGAGCATACCAAatcctttttcattttatttttgagttttgattaataTTTGTGTCTGAATGCAGACGGGATTTGGATGGGCGAATGGTGTTGTACTGGCGCTTTTGGAGGAATTTGGCTGGCCTGAAGACTTGAAGATTGACTGCTACTAAGCAAGCAGAGTAACCAAAACAAATATCAttgagttcattttcttcttctttttgatctgttaaaatcagcagcagcagcagcagcaacaacaacaaacccagtaaaTCACACTAGTGGGATCTGAgtagggtagtgtatacgcagaccttacccctaatAGGTTGTTTCTGATAGCCCCGGTCTCAAAAATCAGCAGCAGCGGTTTGCTGATTTTTAACGTTCATATTATTTCATTAGGTTTTTGTACCATATAAAGTGATCCAAGGGGTGATGGAAAAAGAGATATTACCATGCTTTATACTTGTAAACAGATTATAAGATGATTCCTATGCTTTTATAAATGTATAAGTTATTCTTATAGCCCTTTTGTCTTTTCAAATTTCAGAAACAGTTTGTTTCTCTCCCTATGTTCTGAACTATATTATTGCTCCCTCAGTTCCATAAAGAACGTCATTACTCTTCTGAAATATGTCGATTTTATTTCAAACAAACTTGAGATAgttgcatagcgggagcttagtgcaatGAGCGGATCCACATAGAAAATTATGGTGCTCAAACACCCATTGCCCATGGTATTGAACATATAATGTTATAGACAATTTTGCatgaaatttatatatatttaagtgAGCACCCATTACTCAAACATACATGTGGGTGCTACTGTTAATGAAATCTAAGTATGCAGTCTGCGTGATCCGGAGTTTGATTCTTATGTAGTGCACTCTTTGACTTTCTTTTTGTCTCCCTTTTACATGGCTTTCCCTTTTGTTCTTAACTTTGCcgtttttttttccttcaattcaTTTAGTTCATCGTGGcacaaaaaaaatttaatttaccACTACCAAATTTGACAACCTATATTGTGGTTTGAAAAACTCACAATAATGAAACCATTCAAGAAAATATGGATATTCATATTTTTCGTCATTCAATCTATGTTTTATCCGTATTGAGTATGAGTGGTTCGAAAATTTTATCTATGTTGTCTAAAACGTATTCAATCAGTCCATATCAATGTGACTCCTCCCATCATTTGCTAGCACTCATTAATAGTGAGCACTCATTACCTTAAAATATTGGATCCGCCACTGCTTAGTGCATCGGGCTATCCTTTTTTTGAGATAGTTGATGTTGAAttctgtttacctcgaaaatacgagtaataattaaacttgtttatggttttaaaaatacgtgatttagttcaatactaattaataaccaaAAAACCAAACATATAAATTAATGAAGTAAGTAGAATCAAACCAGTGTTTAAGCTAATCTTGACCTCGAGTTGCGATGGCTTCGAGGTAGGTTCACAAGAACTGTACAATAAAGTTAAGAGACAATTCTGATGAATAATGAGCaagaaagtaagagagtatattcttttgcCAATGATTAATGAtcgttacaaatgattggggtcccctttatatagtaggggaaccctaaataaggtacatttctatttacagtaaggaatcttattgggacaggtgtctaaccgcctagtacggattcgtactaactcgtacaaatctattccggaatttacgccatgatcttggggacgtggcgggAATCTTGCTCTTTCTGTTACAAACCCATAACGACATCATCTCGGGGTTGGTCATATTTGGCTCCGATGTTCCTCGAGCACTTAGATCTTCGAACCTCGTATTTTGCCTTCGAGCTCGACCTACAAAATGGGGggcatatgattttgaccgtatacagatagtccccgcgtttcttagaataaaatAATATGAAACGGCTTGAGCCTCGATTCTCTGGAGTCcttgatgatgacgtcattcCCGTGACGTAGGCGTTCGAGGTGACCGAAACGTCCCATCGGTTCGCTTACCCAATACATTAAATGCTCGGCCAGTGGTGGTCGGCCATTAGCGTCATCGAATCGCCGCCGCTTGCCTATAAATACAAGGCTCAAAGTTGGAAATTTTTTACTTCAATCTTCAAACCCCCTCCAAACTTCCTCTATTTTCCCCCCTCTTCACTTCTTTTCTCTCATTACTCGTTACTCTCGTTCCTTTTAGCGTCAGAAAATACCAAACTCTGCCTATCTCTACTTCTACTAACTTTAATCAATGGCGAAAACTTCAAAGACAGTTCCTCAGAAGGAGAAAGCTTCCTCCTCCTCTTCCCGGCCGGCCAAGCTTGTGGCGCCGACCCTTCACGAGATTATTCCTGGACCTTGcgttttaaagaaagacttcaacGTTGAAAATCCCCCCGCAAACCCTGGCCGATGTGAGCATGTATCTCGATATATCAGTTAGATAACGAAGAAGCATCTCAAGGCCGTGAAGAAAGACTATGGCTGGGGAGACGAGGTCATGGTACAAATCCCCGACCCGAGGAGAGCATTACCACTCACGTGGAGGGGTTCatgagtgtttacacttaccccttcacactgggTCCCCTCGACCCAGTCATGATTGACTTCTACAAAAGATATCAAGTCACCCTCGGCCAAATCCACCCCTCTTTCTGGCGTATAATGATTATGCTCCGCTACTTCTCTAGCAAGGTCGAGGGACTAGAGTTCGCCCTTAATCACCTCATTCGATTGTATCGACCTCAACTTTACCGAGGGTTGATCAAGCTCCAACAACGATCGAGCAAAGCCTTATTTGCTAGCAATGACGAGGATAAGGACTGAGGCTGGATGAGCTGGTTTGTctgagtgaggacctcggacGTCATCCCTGAGGGAAAAATGCAGTTCCCATAGAAATGGAACCCCAATCGTAAGTGTAGTCCTTTTCCCAATATCCTCTCATATTCCGTTTTCGCATTTTGTAATGCTTTTACCTTTTTTGCAGTTGTTGCTTGGATGCCCCATGTGATCCTCGACC
This region includes:
- the LOC104249112 gene encoding probable trehalase codes for the protein MENPTITVIFTLFISLTAMNMTKAERCTSVDKSHVIPTTPLVIFLEKVQEAALQSYGHKGFDPKLYVDMSLKHNLSLTVEAFNKLSRSLNGSISAHDLDVFIGKYLGVVDEDLVYVEPVDYVAEPEGFLPKVKNSEVRTWALEVHSLWKNLSRKVSDKVLEKPEFYTLLPLKNPVIIPGSRFREVYYWDSYWVIRGLLASKMYETAKGIVTNLFSLIDQFGYVLNGSRAYYSNRSQPPVLAAMIVEIYNRTGDLDLVKGSLPALLKEYHFWNSGVHKVTIQDAQGSNHSLSRYYAMWNKPRPESSTIDGETASKLPNICGKKQLYRDLASAAESGWDFSSRWMRNQSDLTTTSTTSILPVDLNAFLLKMELDIAFLANLVGESSIVAHFTEASQNRQKAMNCILWNTEMGQWLDYWLGNSNTSEDIYKWEDLHQNKKSFASNFVPLWAELLNSDDITTQKVVQSLKSSGLIQPAGIAMTLSNTGQQWDFPNGWPPLQHIIIEGLSRSGLEEARALAEDIAVRWIRTNYVAYKKTGAMHEKYDVTKCGAYGGGGEYVPQTGFGWANGVVLALLEEFGWPEDLKIDCY